A genomic region of Sarcophilus harrisii chromosome 6, mSarHar1.11, whole genome shotgun sequence contains the following coding sequences:
- the LOC100918753 gene encoding olfactory receptor 508-like codes for MSGNNCTAVTEFIILGLTDDPTLRVILFVIFLGVYAVTLVGNLSIIILIRNSSQLHTPMYLFLSHLAFIDTAYSSTVTPVMLKNFLVDKITIPLEGCVAQMFCGGTFGMAECFLLAVMAYDRYMAICRPLLYFTNMSTRVCTLLLITSYLGGCVNTCIVTGCLLIRSFCGPNKINHFFCDYSPLVKLSYSQDNIVEILPAAVTGLVIVVTVLIIIISYVYILFSVLKINSSEGRSKAFSTCTSHLTAVTLFYGTITFIYVLPKSSYTTDENKVVSVFYIVMIPMLNPLIYSLRNNEVKGALKKLMNRKYLFFMNSTQ; via the coding sequence ATGTCTGGCAATAACTGCACTGCTGtaactgaattcattattttgGGATTAACTGATGATCCAACTCTTCGTGTCATCCTCTTTGTGATATTTCTGGGTGTCTATGCTGTCACATTAGTCGGTAACCTTAGCATAATCATATTGATCAGAAATAGCTCCCAACTTCACACTCCAATGTATCTTTTCCTCAGCCATTTGGCTTTTATAGACACTGCATATTCCTCAACTGTCACACCTGTTATGCTCAAGAACTTCCTTGTGGACAAAATAACAATTCCTTTGGAAGGCTGTGTGGCCCAGATGTTCTGTGGAGGCACCTTTGGGATGGCTGAGTGCTTTCTGCTTGCTGTAATGGCCTATGATCGGTATATGGCCATTTGTAGACCCCTACTCTACTTCACCAATATGTCTACTAGGGTCTGTACTCTGTTACTCATCACATCCTATCTAGGTGGCTGTGTAAATACTTGTATTGTTACTGGTTGCTTATTAATTAGGTCTTTCTGTGGACCCAACAAGATCAATCACTTTTTCTGTGATTATTCACCACTTGTGAAACTTTCCTACTCTCAAGATAATATTGTGGAAATTCTTCCAGCTGCAGTTACTGGGTTAGTGATTGTGGTCACCGTGTTAATTATCATAATCTCTTATGTATACATCCTATTCTCTGTCCTGAAGATAAATTCCTCTGAGGGGAGATCCAAAGCTTTCTCAACTTGTACCTCCCATCTCACAGCAGTCACTCTGTTTTATGGtaccattacattcatttatgtGCTACCCAAGTCTAGCTACACAACAGATGAAAATAAAGTGGTATCTGTTTTCTATATTGTAATGATCCCAATGTTGAACCCTTTGATCTACAGTCTAAGGAACAATGAAGTAAAGGGAGCCCTGAAAAAACTCATGAATAGGAAATAcctttttttcatgaattcaactcaataa